One Pelagicoccus enzymogenes DNA window includes the following coding sequences:
- a CDS encoding sugar transferase has product MKNDPLPVARRKRYPISWMFIGDCFVVALCMFIAYYLRYILNIGVVEGGDRPPVLAYLLHYSAGFFLFFLLAWNLDLYDSNVAQSLERSLSRLIKVSLFWAVMFLGLSLILKLSPPVSRLFVGYTCGLMCVLLPLWRILRVKMVQGVWGGRRYVRKILVVGCPDRNQAFVGKLATSLNEPCEVVGVVADGKKIGAKWFNLTVLGHLDSLESVLERYAVDDVVVADSEMGAKATLNIAKVCERHFVEFNLVPNQFDIFTQCLGLKMLGRQPVLGVSELPQNNMFSSLLKRMLDIVGAIVGLAITVPIFPIVYFLIRRESPGPVIYRQIRTGVGGKPFTIYKFRSMKLSSEADGKARWCSENDGRRLKIGAFLRKWNIDELPQFWNVLKGDMSLVGPRPERPELIRGFLDEIPHYQSRHSVRPGMTGWAQVNGLRGNTSLEDRIKHDLQYIENWSIWLDIVIQFRTLFQYKNAY; this is encoded by the coding sequence ATGAAAAATGACCCACTACCCGTTGCGCGAAGAAAAAGGTATCCCATTTCCTGGATGTTCATTGGCGATTGCTTTGTGGTGGCGCTCTGCATGTTTATTGCCTATTACTTGCGTTATATATTGAATATTGGCGTTGTGGAAGGTGGAGACCGTCCGCCTGTCCTGGCTTACCTGCTGCACTATTCGGCCGGCTTTTTTCTCTTCTTCTTGCTCGCTTGGAATTTGGATCTCTATGACTCGAACGTGGCGCAGTCCTTGGAGCGCTCCTTGTCCCGTTTGATCAAGGTTTCGCTGTTTTGGGCAGTCATGTTCCTTGGCTTGTCGCTGATTTTGAAGCTGTCGCCGCCCGTTTCTCGTCTCTTCGTGGGATACACCTGCGGCCTGATGTGCGTATTATTGCCATTGTGGCGAATTTTGCGGGTCAAAATGGTGCAGGGCGTATGGGGAGGCAGAAGGTATGTCCGAAAAATCTTGGTAGTTGGCTGTCCTGATCGAAATCAAGCGTTTGTGGGTAAGCTCGCAACGAGCCTCAACGAGCCTTGCGAGGTGGTCGGAGTCGTGGCCGATGGAAAGAAAATCGGTGCGAAGTGGTTTAACCTGACGGTCCTGGGCCATTTAGATTCATTGGAATCGGTGCTCGAGCGTTATGCCGTCGACGACGTTGTAGTGGCTGACAGTGAGATGGGAGCCAAGGCGACGTTGAATATCGCCAAGGTGTGTGAGCGTCACTTTGTGGAATTCAATTTGGTTCCAAACCAGTTTGACATCTTCACCCAGTGTTTAGGGCTCAAGATGCTTGGGCGACAACCGGTTTTGGGTGTTTCGGAGCTGCCGCAGAACAACATGTTCAGCAGTTTGCTCAAACGGATGCTCGATATTGTGGGAGCGATCGTAGGCTTGGCGATTACGGTTCCGATTTTTCCGATCGTCTACTTTCTTATTCGCCGGGAAAGTCCGGGACCGGTCATTTACAGGCAGATACGGACAGGTGTGGGTGGCAAACCATTCACTATATACAAGTTTCGCTCGATGAAGCTTTCTTCGGAAGCTGACGGAAAAGCCCGTTGGTGCAGCGAGAACGATGGTCGGCGGTTGAAAATCGGAGCGTTTCTCAGGAAATGGAATATCGATGAACTGCCTCAGTTTTGGAATGTGCTCAAGGGTGACATGAGCTTGGTTGGGCCACGCCCTGAACGTCCAGAGCTGATTCGCGGATTTTTGGACGAAATTCCGCACTATCAAAGTCGTCACTCTGTACGGCCAGGCATGACGGGCTGGGCTCAGGTAAATGGATTGCGCGGAAATACGAGCTTAGAAGACCGTATCAAGCACGATCTGCAGTACATTGAAAACTGGTCCATCTGGCTGGATATCGTCATCCAGTTTAGGACCTTGTTCCAATACAAGAACGCGTACTAG
- a CDS encoding polysaccharide biosynthesis/export family protein produces the protein MARGNGEVTQLNDYEIAPLDLVTFQIYDEPDTRLVQRVSASGELRLPLIGIVNVAGLTLRDAEQKLVKMYVEQEFYINPQVLLAMQEYSQRSVSVLGQVNRPEQILFPLEAKSMNLVQAITEAGGFTRLAKIDAIQVTRQDTQGAEERITVNLEAYFESKRKNAEAKAFALLPGDIVFVPERTF, from the coding sequence ATGGCGAGAGGAAACGGGGAAGTCACTCAACTGAACGACTACGAAATCGCTCCTTTGGATTTGGTAACTTTTCAAATCTACGACGAGCCAGATACGCGGCTGGTCCAGCGCGTCTCCGCAAGTGGGGAATTGAGGTTACCGTTAATCGGCATCGTGAACGTCGCCGGGCTCACCCTACGCGATGCGGAGCAAAAGCTGGTCAAGATGTATGTCGAGCAGGAGTTCTATATCAACCCGCAGGTGCTTTTGGCGATGCAGGAGTATTCGCAACGAAGCGTCTCCGTATTGGGGCAAGTGAACCGGCCCGAACAGATCTTATTTCCGCTAGAAGCCAAGTCTATGAATCTGGTGCAGGCGATCACGGAGGCGGGTGGCTTTACCCGGCTTGCGAAAATCGACGCGATTCAAGTGACGCGGCAAGACACGCAGGGGGCTGAGGAGCGTATAACCGTAAATTTAGAAGCATATTTCGAATCAAAACGCAAAAACGCCGAAGCGAAGGCATTCGCCTTGCTACCCGGAGACATCGTTTTCGTTCCCGAACGCACGTTCTAA
- a CDS encoding outer membrane beta-barrel protein gives MSSPTKSASKLVRPAALLLATLTCGTLELAAEQLFKRWGVQQETQLGLGFDENIDGSAEATRDDYYALASHSVSVSRLNSLTDLVFSGNLARTQFFSEGDSDYTDGGVAVNAVYPNDREGSAFWKADAFWNRNTRESIETGQRIQPTIYGVRASGDFLFSAKTGMTGAILANKVDRSNDGLDVSQTLALRGGYSGSWGVERRWALEYGLRSLDSDSGSESTQHLLVFRGRGKLSEKLNGDFYAGVRHSEFTGLIDFEDTGPVFNADVTWTASPLTKAKIGLRNEYGFSANGSASKLQSLDIEYRKELGDGFRFIGYVERGIVDFELLDGETRDDSFLRFRGALEYAFTKRFFTRLTAELYQSNSDVERFDVDRTFYNLVSGWRY, from the coding sequence CAGCTTCGAAACTAGTCCGACCAGCGGCTCTCCTGCTGGCAACTCTGACTTGTGGGACACTGGAGCTTGCGGCTGAGCAGTTATTTAAGAGATGGGGCGTCCAGCAGGAAACCCAGCTGGGCTTGGGCTTCGACGAAAACATCGACGGCAGCGCGGAGGCGACTCGCGACGACTACTATGCTTTGGCCTCGCACTCGGTGTCGGTTTCGCGTCTCAACAGCCTCACGGATTTGGTGTTCAGCGGCAACTTGGCTCGTACCCAGTTTTTTTCCGAAGGCGATTCGGACTACACGGATGGCGGAGTGGCGGTGAACGCGGTTTACCCTAACGACAGGGAAGGTTCCGCTTTCTGGAAGGCGGACGCGTTTTGGAACCGCAATACGCGGGAAAGCATCGAGACGGGGCAGCGCATCCAGCCGACGATATACGGGGTTCGAGCATCGGGTGATTTCCTATTCTCCGCAAAGACTGGGATGACGGGCGCTATCCTGGCCAACAAGGTGGACCGTTCGAACGACGGGTTGGACGTCTCGCAAACCTTGGCCTTGAGAGGCGGCTACAGCGGTTCGTGGGGCGTTGAACGACGTTGGGCTCTGGAATACGGCTTGCGTTCTCTCGATTCGGATTCCGGCTCCGAGTCGACGCAGCATCTCTTGGTGTTCAGGGGAAGGGGAAAGCTCAGCGAGAAGCTCAATGGTGACTTTTATGCTGGCGTGCGGCATTCGGAATTTACGGGTCTGATCGACTTCGAGGACACGGGACCTGTGTTCAATGCGGATGTGACGTGGACAGCGTCTCCGCTGACCAAGGCGAAAATTGGATTGCGGAACGAATACGGTTTTTCGGCCAATGGCTCGGCGTCCAAGCTGCAGTCACTCGATATTGAATACCGGAAAGAACTGGGAGACGGATTCCGTTTCATCGGATACGTCGAACGCGGGATTGTAGACTTTGAACTGCTGGATGGGGAAACGCGGGACGACAGCTTTTTGCGCTTTAGGGGCGCTCTGGAGTACGCGTTTACGAAGCGGTTCTTTACCCGGCTGACAGCCGAACTCTACCAAAGCAATTCTGACGTGGAGCGATTCGATGTAGATCGCACCTTCTATAACTTGGTGAGTGGCTGGAGATATTAG